The Juglans microcarpa x Juglans regia isolate MS1-56 chromosome 2D, Jm3101_v1.0, whole genome shotgun sequence DNA window AGGGCCTACAATAACACCACAATTACCACAAAATTGATGTGTACAATATATTGATGGGAAAGAAATTAAGCTTTTCTGTGGAAATTATGCCAAACGGTTCAAGCTCAACTTTCAACTACAAACTTTCAGACCTTCTAGCCCACACATGCAACCTATTTACTTATGATCTGGAAGCACAAATCAAAACACATAAAGTTGcatattattacaaaaatttgaaaatcggATTTTCTTAGAGTTCAGTCCCAGGACCTAAAAGAGGAAGGTTAATGCAATATTCAAGATCAAACATTAGGTATTTCATCCAAATCCAACTCCACCAGGGCAAGGTGTCCATTCATCAAAAGGTACAGGTTTGAGATGATTGGTGAAAACCTGGACCCCCGatgccaacaaaaaaaatagatgactgGTGAAATGTCCAAGGTACAGCCACTGGCTCCTACTGGTCTGAATGTCCACCACATGCAGTTATAGAGATTCTATATCTGAGGAGGGAAAGGAGGATGGGCAAACATCTCAACCATTTTCATCCTATCCTGATCTCAAATATTAATATCAGCTACATGTATCTTACAGATCCATCTGGGCCCACCCAGAGTCAGAGCATTGATTTGACAGTGCTTTCTCCTTTACTTTATAATCACTGGACAAGcaacttaaaaacaaattacTTTATCCACAACCTCATGCCCAGTATTAGGTCACTGTTGGCAATTAAATCCTCTGATAAATCTCTCTCACTGACATTACCCAAGAAATTGAATGAAAAGTTTGATCACTCCCTAATTGTCTCAATACATGGGGAAATGACAGgtgaaaacaaaagacaaataaataacACTAAATACTGcagaaaataaatcattgtTAAAACGCTCACAGTCATGATGTCGCCTGCATACATTGCCAATGGGTCATCCTTTTTCTCTCCTGTAAACATAAGCAATTGGATTTCCCACTGTAAACAGATCACTActacaaaataaacaaacaaaaacaaaagatggAAGCGGCATACCAATCTTATAAGCAGCAGATGGAGCAGCAGGTGAAATTAAGATGTCATTTTCATCCAGTGCAGCCTTGAAGCTTTTCCGTATCATGGTCCTCACCTAAAACACTACaattataaatttcttcttgAACACCATGAAGCTTTCCAAGGGGTCATGAACAAAGCATAACAATCTTCAAGAGAAACCGCCAAagaacaaatataataataatgcatgttTCATGTTAAGGATACCAGAATTTAGACATAAGAATTACAttcattacaaataaaaagTGGCAAGATCAACGTTAGTTAAGCATATGATTTCCCCAGTACCACATCCATGGGTTCACATTTGCAATTTTTCTATGATATAATGGAACTGGAGCACATGAGACATTCTGAATATAGGGTGACTCCTGCCTACCAAATTAACTTAACCAGGTTGAGAAACAAATCACACCCTAGAGATGAAAGCACTTGGAGCAATTATAGTAGTACCTGCTGGGCACGCTTGTAATACGCATCATAATAACCAGCCGAAAGGGCATATGTACCCGTTAAAATTCTCCTTTTGACCTGCAAATATAACACCGAGTTATACAAAGTCACTGGCCTGTAAAACTCTAGTTCAGAACTTCCGTTACGGCTAAATAATAACTAgttcaactagttttatgcgccTGTTTAGGATACcttaaaaatcaaccaaaattaTGGCAACAGAGTTTTGGACTAGCCACCTAAAGCTCATGTACCTCAGGACCAAATCCTTTAGCTCGAGAATCCCCATAAAGAGAGTTTAACTCATCAGCAGCAACTTGGTTCCCATACCtggatataaatataaaaacatagatGAGAACTCCCTTGTTTGTCTTAAAGTAAAAATCACATGCCTAGGGAATTGGTAGTTGATATTTCACAATTCCTTTTTGTGATACCCCCCATACTGAGTGTGTATAGGTGGTAAATGGgattatttctctttataatggttccaatgggctccaattgtaccatTAACTAGTTCTTTTGAAATATGGGCCCAAATGTGGCTTGAATCTCCCTAGGGACCTTACAGTTTTCCTCCATTCTCAATGGAGATGGTATAATGCACACGGGCCTATAGTTTATCTGTGATTCTGTATGGTTTCAAGTAGGGACCTTACAGTTTTCCTCCGTTCTCAATGGAGATGGTATAATGCACACGGGCCTATAGTTTATCAGTGATTTTGTATGCTTTATCTTGAAACTATATAAAGTTTTCCTTAcctattaacaataaaaataaaaataaaaaactatataaagtTTTCCCCTTTTGCCAAGATCCTTTAAACTAAACCACAGTTTGTCATTTGCGTTTTTAATTAATCCCATCCCAAATTCCTCTGGTTCTGAAAGTCTCCTTGAAAGGAAGGCCCACGTACTTCATAGGTAGATATGAAAATCATAAAGACATAATACCAGCCAAACTATCCACATTTGTTACTTGACCCACTACAGCCACCTGAAATTTATCCAAATTAATCTCCAACTCAGAAAATGCTTCAAACCATAGAAATAAAACACAGGTACAAGCTCACTTATGCGAAAAGCCATAAGGCCAAAGTTCTTCACTTACCAAAAGCATGCTTTTTGGCAGTTTTTGTGTGAGCTTAAAAGCACACTTGcgtaattttttaagaaatatataaaatatcatttcaagaCCTAGAAAATGatgtaaacaaatatttttaagtattacctataaaaaaaaccaaatattcTTAAGTATTTAGCTGATTTTGAAGACCATTAAATTACCATGATGCCACAGGTTATCATATGGGATGTATATCCTTTTTTATCGTTGTGTGATGTATATCCTTTGAACCCAATATAATAATCCAAGTTGGCTTTCTATATGGTTCGATATTTAACTGCTTACGTTAGCATAGACGTCAATACCTACAATTCTTGagttatttttgtcatgacttttttggtatattttgattcaactatatgctttaatttttataatggcAATCAAATATCATAGATGCGTATTCTTACCAAATCACAggagaatatattattttatctagaAGTATaatagaattaaataaaatttcatatactTAACTGCTTGATTTTCATGTTGaattattctcaatttttttttttttataatgacaGGGGAACCACCCCACTGCAGaacccttaggactcacccatggaacttAAACCTCCAGGGAGACTAGCACATTAACCCACCACCATACCTACCCACTTAAATCGTAGTTTGATCCTAGGTCCCAACCACGATCAAGCTACGATTTATTTATTCTCAAATAAATTGACTGCGGCTCCTAAGTTGTAGGCTGTTGGGACCAAGGTCACCTGGTTTGCCACCCAGGTGGTGATTGGGTCCCACTCCAGCATTGCCTGGGTAGCTCCAGATTGTTCCTAGGTCAAACCAGCCCAAGGCttcttaatatattattttaaaattttaatttaaaatgatttctttaaTGGTTAACTTTTACAAACGTCATTCCATCAATGGAGCTAACGTGACTTATTTGACAGATCATATTAACAGAAGGATCAGAATGACCAAAGTTGAAAGCACAAGGGgtaaacaattcaaaatgagACTACAAGGACAGATCTTTCCAAATGGCAAGCCAAATGGACTATTTTAGAATCTAATCCTTAAATTCACATGCCAAAATGAATCGTAAACCTTGTCAACAAAGCCCAGCTCTTAACCATGTATTCTTAAGCTTGAAACAGCTCCTACCACTGTGAATGCCTCCACAATCCAAAAGATACAGGAAATGATCCGAATATAGACATGGCAATTTCTTTTAACTAATATATCGAAAATGGGCTTCCCACTCCGGTGAGACAAGAAATCTATCAATTATAGACCACGCGGGAGATTATTGATTATTAGAAGGTGTATAAGTTCTTCCAATTCTGGTGAAAGgctttgataaaaaataaattcatagcTATCCTCCATAGAGAAGAAAATGCTatacttgaaaataattatcaaagtaaactacattttatattcatAAGCAGttcgttttttgttttttccattaCTAAAATCACATAATTCTAATTTAGTTGCTTAATTATGGTAAGATTATAACATTAAGTACCAATCAAAGAAAGCTTCTAACATTTAAGTTAGCaaagtatactatatatatatagttaagttaaattgacaaatcttgtatttttaaTAAGCTATGacttttttcacaaaataaattattgatattATATCTCATCACTTTATCTACATACATATTCAGTTATATGAGCTTAAATGAGTTAACAAAAGTTTGTATGAGTTTGGCCCTtctaagagcatcctcatttgGCAAGCCAAATGAGGAggttagctaaaatttagataatttataccAAAAAGACTCTACATTGGATTGgccatctccaaaataatttgGATTTCTGCTACAGTGATTGGCCAAATATAGACAACCACAATTggttcaccaaacattaaaatactaatttctcactccaactACACACGCAAGAACGGCAACAAAACGCGGGAATATTTCTCACCCGTAACTCTTTCTCCACTTTggttagtgaataagaaatttagataagtataatctcaattttttgttattagcattaaatgacatttgaaaatatgattttttttaatattaatttaattagaatataattattattaatattaaataggtagaattataaaatgtgttacaaataaattaaataaaaaaattattaatttaataatttttattattatatagagagtgaatggctaatccaatgtggagattgaatttaaatggaataggcaaatgtaaaaaaatgtaatattggctaaattttgaagatagatTTGGCCaatccaatgaggatgctctaatAAATGAgcctaattttttgttttagcatGGATTGTTTAATTTGAAAGAATGAAACTGAAGTCGATTTTATACATGTTGAGCTTGAAATGTTCACAGACAACTGAATGCATTTATAATCATACTTGTAGAGTAGTTTAAAGTGCAAGTGGGTAATAAAAGTTCTTTGATTTTACATTGAAACCAATGATACTTAAAGGGAAACCTTTTTGAAATGCTGCAATGAGTGAAACCCGAaacttctcaaaagaaaaaacaagtaaaaggccattttttttataagtaaaactattatatatatcaataggagtaaccaactACACTAGATGTGTAGaggaaaacacctagcccatactagggagctcctaatgacccaaaaagcacgtgaaaattagaaatctatccGAAATACACCAAGCCCAAATTGGAATAGAACCCCATCCCCAACCCTTGTTTCTCTTAAGACTAATACTCCTCCCAAAACTCCCTCTATGAGGACGTCTTAATAAAACCCTCCCTTTagtcttccctcgacttgagctacctcccttagcgtcgtagttgatttcCCAAGAAAGACGTTTTAGCTCcttgctttttttaaaaaagtgatttggtttcaagtgagTGGCCcgcctcaatcgcagtgagtagtgttttaaattggtcttcacatcctccatgtgaaagcCCCACAATATGCTGAATCTTATTCACCTTATGTAGAACCCAATCTAATGGTGAACCAACTATATTGTTTATCGAAGGGAGAGAAACTAGGAGAACAACATTATCCCAAGACACAGTTCCCAGCTGCACTCCCGACCCTAGACATTCCTCCTCACAAGGTACCAACGACAAACCCAAAATTTCCTCCTCACCATATCCTGCATTCAAATCCCAAACCTCCTTAACAGCTATATTGTTCCTGTCCAATGTTAATGTCACCATTAAAGGTTCCTTCACCTCGGGCATAGATGTCGTCGTTACATCGACGAGGCCATTTTCATTGAGTAAAAAGAATAGCTATCTTACAATGCCAAAacaattttctatttataggaaaaaaacctaaaaccctagaaataataaattatgacCCTAAATAGACCCTgaatcaaacattaaaaaaaggaGGGAAACAATGATAACAACCCAATTCAGTTATTTGACATTATAAGATCCAAGTTCCAACTATCGAAATTTAAGATCTGTGTTTCACAACATTAGAAATTCAAGATCTCCATCTAAAACCGTTAACACAGCCATAGAATGAAAGACATCTTTAATACCCATGAGCCGTACTTTCCAGATCTtgtcctctctctccctccctctctaaatatatattctagtatttatgtatttaatatgTGAGTCATTTTCGCAATTGTGTGCATCTACATGTTAGTATGTTTGCAAgtttgagaaagagaggaagattCTAATTTCATACCATAAGAAGCACCATCATATTACCTGACACCATCATAACGTGATAAGTTGGAAGATGATTCAGATGATGCAAGAATATAATAGGCAGGTAATCCAAGGGAGAATGATGGTAATGAGATCTGCAAGTTAAGATTTAAAGTTTGTCTAAAacacattaaataataaagttgAGCTCTGGAATGAAGTAGAGAAGTTAAAGTAGACAGAGGTTGAAaggaatataaataataaaaagtagacCTCTGTCACAGAGCATCCTAATTCCTCAAGATGTGAAGCAGCACCACGTATGACAGAAATCACCCCATTGTCAACACCATCATCAAGAGTTTCCTGGATCAGACCAACCTTCAATCCCTTCAATGGTTTGGATTCCAATAAATCTACGGAATCAAATCGGGATGCAAAGTCAGGAACCTCCTGAAATGTTAAACAGAAcacaatgcaataatattaCATGATATACAAAACACTTGCACCAAAATGAATCACTGAATAGTCATATCGGATTCATGTACATCAATTAATTTAGATCAACAAGTACATACTAATAATGACACCTATGCATAAACTCAAACCCCGACTAACTACCTCATAAAACTCTTCATAAATGACTGGTTTGGTGAAATATCAACTGTTAACAAGTTTAGATCTTAATTTGAACACTAACACTTGAAAGTATACAAGAATACCAATATACATACAAAACAAGGTAGTAAAAGTCCCTTACCCTGTTACTACTGGTGGCATCAAGTCTATCGTGGCCAGAAATCGCATGAAGAAGAATTCCAGTATCAGCAACTGATGATCCAAAGCAGCCAATCACATCAAGGGATGATGCATATGCCATAAGTCCATATCTCGAGACGCGTCCATACGTTGGCTTCAATCCAACAACACCACAAAATGAAGCTGGCTGCCGCACACTTCCACCTGTATCACTTCCCAGTGACACTACACACTGCCTGGCAGAAACAGCCGCAGCTGAGCCTCCCGATGATCCTCCCGGCACCCGAGATATATCCCATGGATTTGCAGTCACCTAACGAATGAATACATGCACCACCTGAGTAAACCAACCATGGTTACCAGTTGGGAAAAATATCCCAAACAACTTGCAAAACTATTGTTCAATCCAGCGAACCAACGAAGAGATAAATTAAAGAAtatctattaattattaaaattctgATAAGATTTCCGCAACCCAAAGTAATCGAAACTCTATACTCACTCTatctcaattttcaattttgcacGTTACCCGTGTTCCAAAATATAAATGtttcaatttcttcaatttcttattccttgaatttttttatttagaaaaaatatgtgaaagaatgttttttctttctgtaaacaaaattttataagaataCGAAAAGCCCAGTACACGGGGCATATACAAGAGACATTTTTTCTACGGGTTCAAGGACTAAAACCAAACAAAGCGAATTGCAAAAACCAGTATCCATATGCAAcagtagaaatttaaaaaccagCAAAACCTGAAAAGCAGAGGCTTCAGTGGTGCTACCCATGCCAAACTCGTCCAAATTGGTCTTTCCAACCACAATGCCCCCCAAGTCCTTGATTTTCCGGATCGCCGTCGCATCGAACGGCGGAAGATAGCCCTCGAGGACGCGGGAGCCACCAGTGGAAGGCATGTCCGCCGTACAGATGTTGTCCTTGACGGCGACGAGCACTCCGGCGAGTGGCCCGAGCTCCTCACTGCTGGCGATCATCTGGTCGAGGCGATGGGCCTGCTGCAAAACGGCGTCTTCGGAGACGTGGAGGAAGGACTTGAGATGGGGCTCGGTGAGGCGAAGGCGGGTGAGGTAGGATTCGGCGAGCTGAGCTGCACTGAGGCGGCGGGAGAGGAGGGAGTGGCGGATAGAGAGTATTTGAGAGTGTGGGGGAGGCGGTGGTGGCGAGGTGGAGGGAGGGGATTGGGCGGTGAGGGTGCATAGTGTGTAGCGAGAAGGAAAGCGGGAGAGGGAGCGAGGGGATTGGAGTGTGgataacattttctttgagaGAACGGTGAGGAACAAACAGCGGGAGGGTTTTGTGTTGTCTTTGCGGTGGCCGTGGTTCATCTCTTGACGtcataataaattattagaaaacaatttttcttttattgataaaccatttaacattttctactttttcaaaatcacaagaaGATACTGACATTtccattaaaataataagagtaatattaaatataattacttgATTATCTAAATAAcgtgtatttttaaaaaaaaaataaagaaaatgagattcattattttaaaattatatttttatattaatcttatattttttttaaaagaatgcacgatatttatatattctattattataaatatcacTTCTCTTGAAAAGAAATATAGTAACAATAAAGCTTATTATCATCATGCCCAAGTATTAGCTGTGCACAATAAGCGTCTCCACTTTTATCTCGCCTTTAGCCAAAGTAAAGATGGCAGGTTAGGACTTAGAGTATTAGTAATGGAATCAACCTaattaaattttggccaaaatttagaTAGATTGCATAAAAACTAACTACAACAGACTCAATATGTATACAATGTTTTTaaccaaatttattttcactaGCCAAATTTGGCCAGCCTAAGAGCACTAGCCTAGTTAAAGTTTGGCCAAATTTTGACTaggaaatttgtttttataaatttagctagtcacttttcaacaataccaaataataaactttttaaatctattattattctattaaaatattaattttgactttttttattttaattctattaaaatattaaacttactCTAGGACAACCGAATGGTATAAGATTTGAATCCTCAATAAtaaatgaagggaaaaaaaaccctCAAATCAGATAAaacttccttctttcttttcattttacataTAAAAGACTTCTATGATCTATATCACCAGAAACTGGAACAAAAAAAACCACAACTCAACAATTGGAAACCAAAATATAGTACTATCTTACTGAACCAAAATGACCAAAATCTAGAACTTGAAGTACTCAACCCAAAATCGACAAAGAAATGGAAGGTGTTTGGCGGAACTTGAAGTGAACCCAAAATTGacaaagaaatggaaaagaacTTGAAGCATTGCAACCAAACAAcgaaatggaaaagaaaaaaagagtaatatacAGAAATCTAGGTCCTGAGGCAAATGAATcgacaaagaaaaaaaacagcGTTCGGCGATGAAGGGTCTTACTAGAAGGCGTTCGGCGGCGACGGTGACAGAAGAAAGGATCCCACTTGACTTCGTGCAAAGTTGGTTCTGTGTTCAATCTGTGACCTTGGGCAATGATGGTGTTGTGTTTTCACAGAATAAGGAACCCATTTTGTGGAGAAGGAGGCTTCGCGCAGGAGTGAGTGAATTCCAGcaagaagaatattttatgGCCAAAACATAATTTGGCCAAGGATTTGGGCAAGCTAGATTTGGCTAGCTAAACTCATGATGGTTAAGATTACTGTATACTTGCCTAGTTTGATGTAGATATCTTTTAAGTAAACTAGCTAAAGTTTGACCAAAATTTGAATATGCCTAGTTCACTATTAGTACTCTAAGTTGCTAACTAAATCTTATTTTGGGCGTAAAAAATTGCTCTTCCCACTTGTATTCA harbors:
- the LOC121250218 gene encoding glutamyl-tRNA(Gln) amidotransferase subunit A, chloroplastic/mitochondrial isoform X1 gives rise to the protein MNHGHRKDNTKPSRCLFLTVLSKKMLSTLQSPRSLSRFPSRYTLCTLTAQSPPSTSPPPPPPHSQILSIRHSLLSRRLSAAQLAESYLTRLRLTEPHLKSFLHVSEDAVLQQAHRLDQMIASSEELGPLAGVLVAVKDNICTADMPSTGGSRVLEGYLPPFDATAIRKIKDLGGIVVGKTNLDEFGMGSTTEASAFQVTANPWDISRVPGGSSGGSAAAVSARQCVVSLGSDTGGSVRQPASFCGVVGLKPTYGRVSRYGLMAYASSLDVIGCFGSSVADTGILLHAISGHDRLDATSSNREVPDFASRFDSVDLLESKPLKGLKVGLIQETLDDGVDNGVISVIRGAASHLEELGCSVTEISLPSFSLGLPAYYILASSESSSNLSRYDGVRYGNQVAADELNSLYGDSRAKGFGPEVKRRILTGTYALSAGYYDAYYKRAQQVRTMIRKSFKAALDENDILISPAAPSAAYKIGEKKDDPLAMYAGDIMTVNVNLAGLPALVLPCGFVEGGAAGLPVGLQMIGAGFDEENLLKVGHIFEQTLENCRFVPPLIEHDDTPW
- the LOC121250218 gene encoding glutamyl-tRNA(Gln) amidotransferase subunit A, chloroplastic/mitochondrial isoform X2; translation: MNHGHRKDNTKPSRCLFLTVLSKKMLSTLQSPRSLSRFPSRYTLCTLTAQSPPSTSPPPPPPHSQILSIRHSLLSRRLSAAQLAESYLTRLRLTEPHLKSFLHVSEDAVLQQAHRLDQMIASSEELGPLAGVLVAVKDNICTADMPSTGGSRVLEGYLPPFDATAIRKIKDLGGIVVGKTNLDEFGMGSTTEASAFQVTANPWDISRVPGGSSGGSAAAVSARQCVVSLGSDTGGSVRQPASFCGVVGLKPTYGRVSRYGLMAYASSLDVIGCFGSSVADTGILLHAISGHDRLDATSSNREVPDFASRFDSVDLLESKPLKGLKVGLIQETLDDGVDNGVISVIRGAASHLEELGCSVTEISLPSFSLGLPAYYILASSESSSNLSRYDGVRYGNQVAADELNSLYGDSRAKGFGPEVKRRILTGTYALSAGYYDAYYKRAQQVRTMIRKSFKAALDENDILISPAAPSAAYKIGEKKDDPLAMYAGDIMTVNLYYRLYGIYKDPDQTPNCKLFSMF